Proteins from a single region of Streptococcus mitis:
- a CDS encoding peptide ABC transporter substrate-binding protein — MKTRKVLALAGVTLLAAGVLVACSGGSATKGEQTFAFTYETDPDNLNYLTTSKAATSNITSNVIDGLLENDRYGNLVPSMAEDWSVSKDGLTYTYKIRQDAKWYTSEGEEYAPVKAQDFVTGLKYATDKKSQALYLVQDSIKGLDAYAKGENKDFSQVGIKALDDQTVQYTLNKPESFWNSKTTMGVLAPVNEEFLNSKGDDFAKATDPSSILYNGPYLLKSLVAKSSVEFAKNPNYWDKDNVHVDKIKLSFWDGQDTSKPAENFKDGSLTAARLYPTSASFAELEKTMKDNIVYTQQDSTTYLVGTNIDRQSYKYTSKTSDEQKTSTKKALLNKDFRQAIAFGFDRTAYASQVNGASGASKILRNLFVPPTFVQADGKNFGDMVKEKLVTYGDEWKDVNLADAQDGLYNPEKAKAEFAKAKSALQAEGVQFPIHLDMPVDQTATTKVQRVQSFKQSVEETLGADNVVIDIQQLQKDEVLNITYFAETAAGEDWDISDNVGWTPDFADPSTYLDIIKPSVGENTKTYLGFDSGTDNAAAKKVGLNDYEKLVIEAGNETIDVAKRYDKYAVAQAWLTDSALIIPTTSLTGRPILSKMVPFTMPFAFSGNKGTSDPLLYKYLELQDKAVTADEYQKAQDKWMREKEESNKKAQEELAKHVK, encoded by the coding sequence ATGAAAACAAGGAAAGTATTGGCTCTTGCGGGAGTCACTTTATTAGCAGCTGGTGTCTTAGTGGCTTGTTCTGGTGGTTCTGCTACTAAAGGTGAGCAGACCTTCGCCTTTACCTACGAGACAGACCCAGATAATCTCAACTATTTGACAACCAGCAAGGCAGCTACTTCAAACATTACTAGTAACGTCATTGATGGATTGCTTGAAAATGACCGTTATGGGAATCTTGTTCCCTCTATGGCAGAGGACTGGTCAGTTTCTAAAGATGGTTTGACCTACACTTATAAGATTCGTCAGGATGCCAAGTGGTACACATCTGAAGGTGAAGAATATGCTCCTGTCAAGGCTCAAGACTTTGTAACAGGTCTTAAATATGCAACAGATAAGAAATCACAAGCTCTTTACTTGGTACAAGATTCAATCAAGGGTCTGGATGCTTATGCTAAAGGGGAAAATAAAGATTTTTCTCAAGTTGGAATTAAAGCCCTTGACGATCAAACAGTCCAATACACTTTGAACAAACCTGAAAGTTTTTGGAATTCTAAAACAACAATGGGTGTCTTGGCACCAGTTAATGAAGAGTTTTTGAACTCAAAAGGGGATGATTTTGCTAAAGCGACAGATCCAAGCAGTATCTTGTATAATGGTCCTTATTTGTTAAAATCTCTTGTGGCTAAATCTTCCGTTGAATTTGCAAAAAACCCTAACTACTGGGATAAGGATAATGTTCATGTTGATAAGATAAAATTGTCATTCTGGGATGGTCAAGATACCAGCAAACCTGCAGAAAACTTTAAAGATGGTAGCCTTACAGCAGCCCGCCTCTATCCAACAAGTGCAAGTTTCGCAGAACTTGAAAAAACGATGAAGGACAATATTGTCTATACCCAACAAGACTCTACGACTTATCTAGTTGGTACAAATATTGACCGCCAGTCTTACAAATATACTTCTAAGACTAGTGACGAACAAAAGACCTCTACTAAAAAGGCTCTCTTAAACAAGGATTTCCGCCAAGCTATTGCTTTTGGTTTTGATCGTACGGCCTATGCTTCACAAGTGAACGGTGCCAGTGGTGCAAGCAAAATTTTGCGTAATCTTTTTGTACCACCAACATTTGTCCAAGCAGATGGGAAAAACTTTGGCGATATGGTCAAAGAAAAATTGGTGACTTATGGGGATGAATGGAAGGATGTGAACCTTGCTGATGCCCAAGATGGACTATATAATCCTGAAAAAGCCAAGGCAGAATTTGCTAAAGCTAAGTCAGCTCTACAAGCTGAGGGAGTACAATTCCCAATTCACCTAGATATGCCAGTTGACCAGACAGCAACTACAAAAGTTCAACGTGTACAGTCTTTCAAACAATCGGTTGAAGAAACCTTGGGTGCAGATAATGTCGTAATTGATATTCAACAACTACAAAAAGATGAAGTCTTGAATATTACCTACTTTGCTGAAACAGCAGCTGGGGAAGATTGGGATATTTCAGATAATGTTGGTTGGACTCCAGACTTTGCGGATCCATCTACTTACCTCGATATTATCAAACCATCAGTTGGTGAAAACACTAAAACCTACCTTGGCTTTGATTCTGGTACAGATAATGCTGCAGCTAAGAAGGTTGGTCTAAACGACTATGAGAAATTGGTAATTGAAGCTGGAAACGAGACAATAGATGTAGCAAAACGTTATGATAAGTATGCTGTAGCCCAAGCTTGGTTGACAGATAGTGCCTTGATTATTCCAACAACATCACTCACTGGTCGCCCAATCTTGTCTAAGATGGTACCATTTACGATGCCGTTTGCCTTCTCTGGTAACAAGGGGACAAGCGATCCGCTCCTTTACAAATACTTGGAACTTCAAGACAAGGCAGTTACTGCTGATGAATACCAAAAAGCTCAAGATAAATGGATGAGAGAAAAAGAAGAATCCAATAAAAAAGCGCAAGAAGAACTCGCAAAACATGTGAAATAG
- a CDS encoding sugar transferase, translated as MKYYLKEEFLKDSGARNAGNKARNDVEEIVVREGYSPLLLMVDDWYQMGTIRAQRHKAKALSKAISKLKEGDQLLIQFPMLHHSFFTTHLVKRIQRKGVKVHFIIHDLEVLRYANLDTVPLKHKIRVHLQESSLLKQADGLIAHNPVMKSVLVDKGISEKKIVSLGIFDYLIPNYQDKEDLSKEGAIIVAGNLAQEKAGYLYELPARPAYNLYGVGFDESRKLSNATYFGSFLPDELPSALEGSFGLVWDGDSSKTCSGVFGEYLRYNNSHKASLYLASGFPIIVWGQSALANFVLEKECGISVESLLDLEEVLDNLSQEEYQDLIKNAKSVGQKIREGSYLLSALQALN; from the coding sequence ATGAAATATTATCTAAAAGAAGAATTTCTGAAGGATTCTGGTGCACGAAATGCGGGAAATAAGGCTCGAAATGATGTTGAAGAAATAGTAGTTCGTGAGGGCTATAGTCCTTTGTTATTGATGGTAGATGATTGGTATCAAATGGGGACTATTAGAGCCCAACGACATAAGGCCAAAGCCCTATCCAAAGCTATCTCTAAGTTGAAGGAAGGGGATCAGCTACTGATTCAATTTCCTATGCTTCATCATAGTTTCTTTACGACTCATTTAGTCAAAAGAATCCAACGTAAAGGAGTGAAGGTTCACTTTATTATCCATGATTTAGAAGTTTTGCGCTATGCTAATTTGGATACAGTACCCTTGAAGCATAAGATTCGTGTTCATCTTCAAGAGTCAAGTCTTTTGAAACAAGCTGATGGTCTTATTGCTCATAATCCAGTTATGAAATCAGTGCTTGTTGATAAGGGGATTTCTGAGAAGAAAATAGTTAGTTTAGGCATTTTTGACTATCTGATCCCGAATTATCAGGACAAAGAAGATTTATCGAAGGAAGGGGCTATTATTGTAGCTGGAAATTTAGCCCAAGAAAAAGCAGGTTACTTATATGAGTTGCCTGCAAGACCGGCATATAACCTCTATGGTGTTGGTTTTGATGAGTCTAGAAAGCTATCAAATGCAACCTATTTTGGTTCCTTTCTTCCAGATGAACTACCATCAGCATTAGAAGGAAGTTTTGGTTTGGTTTGGGACGGTGATAGTTCTAAAACTTGTAGCGGAGTGTTTGGTGAGTATTTGAGATACAATAATTCCCACAAGGCATCCCTTTATTTGGCTTCTGGTTTTCCTATTATTGTCTGGGGGCAATCTGCTTTGGCTAATTTCGTCTTAGAAAAAGAGTGTGGAATTAGTGTTGAGAGTTTACTTGATTTAGAAGAAGTATTGGACAATTTGTCTCAAGAAGAGTATCAGGATTTGATCAAAAATGCTAAGTCCGTAGGTCAAAAAATTCGTGAAGGTTCTTATCTTCTTTCTGCATTACAAGCTTTAAATTAA
- the glf gene encoding UDP-galactopyranose mutase yields MYDYLIVGAGLSGAIFAYEATKRGKKVKVIDKRDHIGGNIYCENVEGVNVHKYGAHIFHTSNKKVWDYVNQFAEFNNYINSPVANYKGSLYNLPFNMNTFYAMWGTKTPQEVKNKIAEQTAHMKDVEPKNLEEQAIKLIGPDIYEKLIKGYTEKQWGRSATDLPPFIIKRLPVRLTFDNNYFNDRYQGIPIGGYNVIIENMLKDVEVELGVDFFANRQELEASAEKVVFTGMIDQYFDYKHGELEYRSLRFEHEVLDEENYQGNAVVNYTEREIPYTRIIEHKHFEYGTQDKTVITREYPADWKRGDEPYYPINDERNNAMFAKYQEEAAQNDKVIFCGRLADYKYYDMHVVIERALNVVEEEFK; encoded by the coding sequence ATGTACGATTATCTAATCGTTGGCGCTGGTCTGTCTGGAGCAATTTTTGCTTATGAAGCAACCAAGCGTGGAAAAAAAGTAAAAGTTATTGATAAACGTGATCACATTGGTGGGAATATCTATTGTGAGAATGTAGAAGGTGTTAATGTTCATAAATATGGCGCTCATATCTTCCATACTTCTAATAAGAAAGTCTGGGATTATGTTAATCAATTTGCTGAGTTTAACAACTACATCAACTCGCCTGTAGCAAATTACAAGGGTAGCCTTTATAATCTACCTTTCAATATGAATACTTTCTATGCTATGTGGGGGACAAAAACTCCTCAAGAAGTGAAAAATAAGATTGCTGAGCAAACGGCTCATATGAAGGACGTTGAACCGAAAAACTTGGAAGAACAGGCTATCAAGTTGATCGGCCCAGATATTTATGAAAAATTGATTAAGGGATATACTGAAAAACAGTGGGGACGCTCTGCGACAGACCTCCCACCGTTTATCATCAAACGTCTACCAGTTCGTTTGACTTTTGATAATAACTACTTCAATGACCGTTACCAAGGCATTCCAATCGGTGGCTATAATGTCATTATCGAAAATATGCTGAAAGATGTTGAAGTAGAACTTGGAGTTGACTTTTTTGCCAATCGTCAGGAATTAGAAGCTTCTGCTGAAAAAGTTGTCTTTACAGGGATGATTGACCAATATTTCGATTATAAACATGGTGAGTTAGAATACCGTAGTCTTCGTTTTGAGCATGAAGTTCTAGATGAGGAAAATTATCAAGGGAATGCCGTTGTTAATTATACAGAACGAGAAATTCCTTATACTCGTATTATTGAGCATAAACATTTTGAGTATGGTACGCAAGATAAAACGGTCATTACTCGTGAATACCCAGCAGATTGGAAACGAGGAGATGAACCTTATTATCCAATCAATGATGAGAGAAACAATGCTATGTTTGCTAAGTATCAAGAAGAAGCAGCGCAGAATGATAAGGTCATTTTCTGCGGACGTCTGGCCGATTATAAATACTACGACATGCATGTGGTCATTGAACGTGCCCTAAATGTTGTAGAGGAAGAGTTTAAATAA
- a CDS encoding SpGH101 family endo-alpha-N-acetylgalactosaminidase: MDKRFFEKRCTYSIRKFALGAASVMIGASFFATAPVLANTPTVGSTDNLPSELADLDKKASDNGREFDNGREFDKEAAAANPGSAETTDGPKTEEELLALEKENKETTDKLPKELEGKVEKATDNGKEVNKDQLAQDTGSLVPEDVAKTKNGELNYGATVKIKTPSGEGSGIVIGKDLVLTVSHNFIKDQQDGNIRKVVDNDKGDGDIFSISYPGLEDVKFSKKDVIHWDRDGYLKGYKNDLALVRLRTVLENAPVEVTEKPVVKKVGDKVNMFGYPAGKLAPVINTAVDFAESYGEGVQGVGYQGGQPGASGGGIFDTDGKLIGVHQNGVVGVRSGGILFSPAQLKWIQDHIKGISSSKPADLEETEKPVEEKPKEDKPKEEKPATAKPETPKEVTPEWQTVARKEQQGTVAIREENGVRYNKLSSTDQNDNASKPALFEKQGLTVDANGNANVDLTFKEESETGKSRFGVFLKFKDTNNNVFVGYDKSGWFWEYKTPGNSTWYQGGRVAAPVNGSVNHLTISLKSDGQLNATNNDVKLFDTVTLPAAVNENLKNEKKILLKAGTYGTEKTVVNIKTDNQDGVQATEATAEKETGAVVDDSKVTYDTIQSKVLKAVIDQAFPRVKEYTLNGHTLPGQVQQFNQIFINNHKITPEVTYKKINETTAEYEMKLRDEANLINADMTVRLQVVDNQLHFDVTKIVNHNQVTPGQKIDDERKLLSTISFLGNALVSVSSDQAGAKFDGATMSNNTHVSGDDHIEVTNPMKDLAKGYMYGFVSTDKLAAGVWSNSQNSYGGGSNDWTRLTAYKETVGNANYVGIHSSEWQWEKAYKGIVFPEYTKELPSAKVVITEDANADKKVDWQDGAIAYRSIMNNPQGWEKVKDITAYRIAMNFGSQAQNPFLMTLDGIKKINLHTDGLGQGVLLKGYGSEGHDSGHLNYADIGKRIGGVEDFKALIEKAKKYGAHLGIHVNASETYPESKYFNENILRKNPDGSYSYGWNWLDQGINIDAAYDLAHGRLARWEELKNKLGEGLDFIYVDVWGNGQSGDNGAWATHVLAKEINKQGWRFAIEWGHGGEYDSTFQHWAADLTYGGYTNKGINSVITRFIRNHQKDSWVGDYRSYGGAANYPLLGGYSMKDFEGWQGRSDYNGYVTNLFAHDVMTKYFQHFTVSKWENGTPVTMSDNGSTYKWTPEMRVELVDADNNKVVVTRKSNDINSPQYRERTVTLNGRVIQDGSAYLTPWNWDANGKKLPTDKEKMYYFNTQAGATTWTLPSDWANSKVYLYKLTDQGKTEEQELTVKDGKITLDLLANQPYVLYRSKQTNPEMSWSEGMHIYDQGFNSGTLKHWTISGDASKAEIVKSQGANEMLRIQGNKSTVSLTQKLTGLKPNTKYAVYVGVDNRSNAKASITVNTGEKEVTSYTNKSLALNYVKAYAHNTRRDNATVDDTSYFQNMYAFFTTGSDVSNVTLTLSREAGDEATYFDEIRTFENNSSMYGDNHDTAKGTFKQDFENVAQGIFPFVIGGIEGVEDNRTHLSEKHDPYTQRDWNGKKVDDVIEGNWSLKTNGLVSRRNLVYQTIPQNFRFEAGKTYRVTFEYEAGSDNTYAFVVGKGEFQSGRRGNQASNLEMHELPNTWTDSKKAKKVTFLVTGAETGDTWVGIYSTGNASNTRGDSGGNANFRGYNDFIMDKLQIEEITLTGKMLTENALKNYLPTVAMTNYTKESMDALKEAVFNLSQADDDISVEEARAEIAKIDALKNALVQKKTALVAEDFESLNAPAQAGEDLANAFDGNLSSLWHTSWSGGDVGKPATMVLKEATEITGFRYVPRGSGSNGNLRDVKLVVTDESGKEHTFTATDWPDNNKPKDIDFGKTIKAKKIVLTGTKTYGDGGDRYQAAAELIFSRPQVAETALDLSGYETALAKAQKLTSKENQEEVASVVASMKYATDNHLLTERMVAYFAEYLNQLQDQTVKPDVPTSSKGEEAAPILEVPEYKGPIGTAGEEVAPIFDVPEYKGPVGTAGEEAAVNEVPEYKGGANAVEALVHELPEYKGGANAVEAAVNEVPEYKGGANAVEALVHELPEYKGGANAVEALVNEKPAYTGLLATAGDQAAPTIEKPEYQISQLGQGKLSESKTSVSTEDKKRLPETGESQSDTAIFLASVGLALSAAVLATKRKEN; the protein is encoded by the coding sequence ATGGATAAACGATTTTTTGAAAAACGATGTACATACAGCATTCGTAAATTTGCACTAGGTGCTGCTTCAGTTATGATTGGGGCTAGTTTTTTTGCTACTGCTCCAGTATTGGCTAACACACCAACAGTTGGCTCAACAGATAATTTACCAAGTGAGCTGGCAGATTTGGATAAAAAAGCGAGCGATAATGGGCGGGAGTTCGATAATGGGCGGGAGTTCGATAAAGAAGCTGCAGCAGCAAATCCAGGTTCTGCTGAAACAACGGATGGACCAAAAACTGAAGAAGAGTTACTAGCTCTTGAAAAGGAAAACAAAGAAACTACTGACAAGTTGCCGAAAGAATTAGAAGGTAAAGTTGAAAAAGCTACTGATAATGGTAAAGAGGTAAATAAAGATCAATTAGCACAAGATACTGGTAGTCTAGTTCCTGAAGATGTTGCCAAAACAAAAAATGGAGAATTGAACTATGGTGCTACTGTTAAGATTAAGACTCCATCAGGAGAAGGTAGTGGTATTGTCATTGGTAAGGATCTTGTTTTGACTGTTTCTCACAACTTTATCAAGGATCAACAAGATGGAAATATCCGTAAAGTTGTGGATAATGATAAAGGGGATGGCGATATTTTTAGTATCTCTTACCCTGGTTTAGAAGATGTGAAATTTAGCAAGAAAGATGTGATTCACTGGGATAGAGATGGTTATCTAAAGGGCTATAAGAACGATTTGGCTCTTGTGAGATTGCGTACAGTTCTTGAAAATGCTCCTGTTGAAGTTACTGAAAAGCCAGTTGTTAAGAAAGTTGGGGATAAAGTCAATATGTTTGGCTATCCTGCTGGTAAGTTGGCGCCAGTTATTAACACTGCTGTGGATTTTGCTGAATCTTATGGTGAAGGTGTTCAAGGAGTTGGTTATCAAGGTGGACAACCAGGTGCTAGCGGTGGCGGTATCTTTGACACGGATGGTAAATTGATTGGCGTTCATCAAAATGGTGTGGTCGGTGTCCGTAGTGGAGGAATTCTTTTCTCTCCAGCTCAATTAAAATGGATCCAAGATCATATTAAGGGAATCTCTAGTTCAAAACCTGCTGATTTAGAGGAAACTGAAAAACCAGTTGAAGAAAAGCCAAAAGAAGATAAGCCGAAAGAAGAAAAACCAGCGACAGCTAAGCCAGAGACACCAAAGGAAGTCACTCCTGAATGGCAAACTGTAGCAAGAAAAGAACAGCAAGGGACTGTTGCTATTCGTGAAGAAAATGGTGTTCGTTACAATAAGTTATCTTCAACAGATCAAAATGACAATGCTAGCAAACCAGCCTTGTTTGAAAAGCAAGGATTGACTGTGGATGCGAATGGGAATGCGAATGTAGATCTCACTTTCAAAGAAGAGTCTGAAACAGGCAAATCACGTTTTGGTGTTTTCTTGAAATTTAAAGATACAAATAATAATGTCTTTGTTGGATATGATAAATCAGGTTGGTTCTGGGAATACAAGACACCAGGTAATAGCACATGGTATCAGGGTGGTCGTGTTGCAGCTCCAGTAAATGGCTCAGTGAATCATCTGACTATTAGCTTAAAATCAGATGGTCAGCTGAATGCAACAAATAATGATGTAAAACTTTTTGATACAGTTACTTTGCCAGCGGCTGTTAATGAAAATCTTAAAAATGAAAAGAAAATCCTACTTAAAGCTGGTACATATGGTACTGAAAAGACAGTTGTGAATATTAAGACTGACAATCAAGACGGAGTTCAAGCTACTGAAGCTACTGCTGAAAAAGAAACTGGAGCGGTGGTAGATGATAGTAAAGTGACTTATGATACCATCCAGTCTAAAGTCCTAAAAGCAGTGATTGACCAAGCCTTTCCACGTGTCAAGGAATACACACTGAATGGCCATACTTTACCTGGACAGGTTCAACAGTTCAATCAAATATTTATCAATAACCACAAAATCACTCCTGAGGTTACTTATAAGAAAATCAATGAAACAACTGCAGAATATGAAATGAAACTCCGTGATGAGGCTAATCTTATCAATGCGGATATGACAGTTCGTCTGCAAGTTGTAGACAATCAATTACATTTTGATGTAACTAAGATTGTCAACCACAATCAAGTCACTCCAGGTCAAAAGATTGACGATGAAAGAAAATTACTCTCTACTATTAGTTTCCTCGGGAATGCTTTGGTATCTGTTTCAAGTGACCAAGCTGGTGCTAAATTTGATGGGGCAACCATGTCAAACAATACCCATGTCAGCGGGGATGATCATATTGAAGTAACCAATCCAATGAAGGACTTGGCTAAGGGTTACATGTATGGATTCGTTTCTACAGATAAGCTTGCTGCAGGTGTTTGGAGTAATTCTCAAAACAGCTACGGTGGTGGTTCTAATGACTGGACTCGTTTGACAGCTTATAAAGAAACAGTTGGAAATGCCAACTATGTCGGAATTCATAGCTCTGAATGGCAATGGGAAAAAGCTTATAAGGGCATTGTCTTCCCAGAATATACGAAAGAACTTCCAAGTGCCAAGGTTGTAATCACTGAAGATGCTAATGCGGATAAGAAAGTGGACTGGCAAGATGGTGCCATTGCTTATCGTAGCATCATGAACAACCCTCAAGGTTGGGAAAAAGTCAAGGATATCACAGCTTATCGTATTGCGATGAACTTTGGTTCTCAAGCACAAAACCCATTCCTTATGACCTTGGATGGTATCAAGAAGATCAATCTCCATACAGATGGTCTTGGACAAGGTGTCCTTCTTAAAGGTTATGGTAGTGAAGGTCATGACTCAGGCCACTTGAACTATGCTGATATTGGTAAACGTATTGGTGGTGTCGAAGACTTCAAGGCTTTGATTGAGAAAGCGAAGAAATATGGAGCTCATCTAGGTATCCACGTCAACGCTTCTGAAACTTATCCTGAGTCTAAATACTTTAACGAAAATATTCTTCGTAAGAATCCAGATGGAAGCTACAGCTATGGTTGGAACTGGCTAGACCAAGGTATCAACATTGATGCTGCTTATGACTTGGCGCATGGACGCTTAGCTCGCTGGGAAGAGTTGAAAAACAAACTTGGTGAAGGCCTTGACTTTATCTATGTGGACGTTTGGGGCAATGGGCAATCAGGTGATAATGGAGCATGGGCTACCCACGTTCTTGCTAAAGAAATTAACAAACAAGGCTGGCGCTTTGCGATTGAGTGGGGCCATGGTGGTGAATACGACTCTACCTTCCAACACTGGGCAGCTGATTTGACCTATGGTGGCTACACTAATAAAGGTATCAACAGTGTCATCACACGCTTTATACGCAACCACCAAAAAGATTCTTGGGTCGGTGACTACAGAAGTTATGGTGGTGCAGCCAACTACCCACTTCTAGGTGGTTATAGTATGAAAGACTTTGAAGGCTGGCAAGGACGAAGTGACTACAATGGCTATGTAACCAACTTATTTGCCCATGACGTCATGACTAAGTACTTCCAACACTTCACTGTAAGTAAATGGGAAAATGGTACACCTGTTACCATGTCTGATAACGGTAGCACCTATAAATGGACTCCAGAAATGCGAGTGGAATTGGTAGATGCTGACAACAATAAGGTAGTTGTGACTCGTAAGTCAAATGATATCAATAGCCCACAATATCGTGAACGTACAGTAACACTTAACGGACGTGTCATCCAAGATGGTTCAGCTTACTTGACTCCTTGGAACTGGGATGCAAATGGTAAGAAACTTCCTACTGATAAGGAAAAGATGTACTACTTCAATACGCAAGCTGGTGCAACAACTTGGACACTTCCGAGTGATTGGGCAAATAGCAAGGTTTACCTTTACAAGCTAACTGACCAAGGTAAGACCGAAGAGCAAGAATTAACTGTAAAAGATGGCAAGATTACCCTAGACCTTCTGGCAAATCAACCATATGTTCTCTACCGTTCAAAACAAACTAATCCTGAAATGTCATGGAGTGAAGGCATGCATATCTATGACCAAGGATTTAACAGTGGAACTTTGAAACACTGGACTATTTCTGGTGATGCTTCTAAAGCAGAAATTGTCAAATCACAAGGCGCAAATGAAATGCTTCGTATCCAAGGCAACAAGAGCACAGTCAGCCTTACTCAGAAACTGACTGGCTTGAAACCAAATACTAAGTATGCCGTTTATGTTGGTGTTGATAACCGTAGTAATGCTAAGGCAAGTATCACAGTGAATACTGGTGAAAAGGAAGTAACTAGCTATACCAATAAGTCACTAGCTCTTAACTATGTTAAGGCCTATGCCCATAATACTCGTCGTGATAATGCTACAGTTGACGATACAAGTTACTTCCAAAACATGTATGCCTTCTTTACAACAGGTTCAGATGTATCAAATGTCACTCTTACTTTGAGTCGTGAAGCTGGTGATGAAGCAACTTACTTTGATGAAATTCGTACCTTTGAAAACAATTCAAGTATGTACGGAGATAATCATGATACAGCTAAAGGAACATTTAAACAAGACTTTGAAAATGTCGCTCAAGGTATTTTCCCATTTGTAATTGGTGGTATCGAAGGAGTTGAGGATAATCGTACTCACTTATCTGAAAAACATGATCCATATACACAACGCGATTGGAATGGTAAGAAAGTCGATGATGTCATCGAAGGAAATTGGTCATTGAAGACAAATGGACTAGTGAGCCGTCGTAACTTGGTTTACCAAACAATTCCTCAAAACTTCCGTTTTGAAGCTGGTAAGACTTATCGTGTAACCTTTGAATATGAAGCAGGCTCTGACAATACCTACGCCTTTGTAGTCGGTAAGGGAGAATTCCAATCAGGACGTCGCGGTAATCAAGCAAGCAATTTAGAAATGCATGAATTGCCAAATACTTGGACAGATTCTAAGAAAGCTAAGAAGGTAACCTTCCTCGTAACAGGTGCAGAAACAGGCGATACTTGGGTTGGTATCTACTCAACTGGTAACGCAAGTAATACTCGTGGAGATTCTGGTGGAAATGCTAACTTCCGTGGTTACAACGACTTCATCATGGATAAACTTCAAATCGAGGAAATCACTCTAACTGGTAAGATGTTGACAGAAAATGCTCTGAAGAACTACTTGCCAACGGTTGCTATGACCAACTATACTAAGGAATCTATGGATGCCTTGAAGGAAGCTGTCTTTAACCTCAGTCAAGCAGATGATGATATTAGCGTGGAAGAAGCGCGTGCTGAGATTGCTAAGATTGACGCTCTGAAGAATGCCTTGGTACAAAAGAAAACAGCCTTGGTAGCAGAAGACTTTGAAAGTCTAAATGCTCCAGCGCAAGCGGGAGAAGATTTAGCAAATGCCTTTGATGGTAACTTGTCAAGTCTATGGCATACGTCTTGGAGTGGTGGAGATGTTGGCAAACCTGCAACTATGGTCTTGAAAGAAGCGACAGAAATCACAGGCTTCCGTTATGTGCCACGCGGATCAGGATCAAATGGTAATTTGCGAGATGTGAAACTGGTTGTGACAGATGAGTCTGGTAAAGAGCATACTTTTACTGCAACTGATTGGCCAGATAACAATAAACCAAAAGACATTGACTTTGGTAAGACAATCAAGGCTAAGAAAATTGTTTTGACAGGTACTAAGACTTATGGAGACGGTGGTGATAGATATCAAGCCGCTGCAGAGTTGATCTTTAGTCGTCCACAGGTGGCAGAAACAGCTCTTGATTTGTCAGGTTATGAAACAGCTTTAGCGAAAGCTCAAAAATTGACCAGCAAAGAAAATCAAGAGGAAGTAGCAAGTGTAGTAGCTAGCATGAAATATGCTACGGATAACCATCTCTTGACTGAAAGAATGGTTGCCTATTTTGCAGAATATCTCAACCAACTACAAGATCAGACTGTGAAACCAGATGTTCCTACAAGTAGTAAAGGTGAAGAGGCAGCACCAATTCTCGAAGTGCCTGAGTATAAAGGTCCGATTGGAACAGCTGGTGAAGAAGTAGCACCAATTTTTGATGTACCTGAGTATAAAGGACCAGTTGGAACAGCAGGTGAAGAAGCAGCTGTCAATGAAGTTCCGGAATACAAAGGTGGAGCCAATGCAGTAGAGGCCTTAGTTCATGAATTGCCAGAATATAAAGGTGGCGCTAATGCAGTAGAAGCAGCTGTCAATGAAGTTCCAGAATACAAAGGTGGAGCCAATGCAGTAGAAGCCTTAGTTCATGAATTGCCAGAATATAAAGGCGGTGCTAATGCGGTAGAAGCTTTGGTAAACGAAAAGCCAGCTTACACAGGGCTATTGGCTACAGCAGGCGATCAAGCAGCACCAACAATTGAAAAACCTGAGTATCAGATTAGTCAATTAGGTCAAGGTAAACTTTCAGAATCTAAAACTTCAGTTTCAACAGAAGATAAGAAGAGATTGCCAGAAACGGGAGAAAGCCAATCGGATACAGCTATCTTCCTAGCTAGCGTCGGTCTTGCCTTATCTGCTGCTGTCCTTGCGACAAAACGAAAAGAAAATTAA